The Perca fluviatilis chromosome 2, GENO_Pfluv_1.0, whole genome shotgun sequence genome includes a region encoding these proteins:
- the LOC120573264 gene encoding alpha-2-macroglobulin-like isoform X1, protein MGRPGIQMWTWKLCVFLSWMCVGQAVSGPQYMVAIPAILESGAETKFCASLLQPSETLEMSVTLMSQEANTTLLKKTSSQEFHTCTNFKVPLVQDEVVQNFVVEVRGDTFYSKEVRKVKIKVYRPMTFIQTDKPIYLPGQTVHFRVITLDNKLRPVNQLYDKIEIEDSNSNRIGQWLNETSNSKILQLSYALNSEAREGAYQVTVSIGSDKIQHSFKVEKYVLPKFDVKLNAFDEVNINQEEIKAEVCATYTYGQPVPGSVDFKVCRPLYAYYGIPLVYTLEHPEGIPEIPMPCYEETKQTDKRGCATFIFTMSTFTKIAQKALQDVLQLSANMEEEGTGISLSQEKTTVISYVVGKLSLTDTPKIYNEGSNVEGKVKAVYYNNTPIPDMPVFLFDGNRWSSCWLQNLTTDSDGVATFSLSTADIEGDIHLQVSDTPTLGYRPYRTPYYESNDHTVSLATPSSPDTKTVSFLDVKKKDEPLSCDKEEDIFIQYTVVGEAQGFMDVMYLVLSRGAVVLQGVELVEVKDKLVNEGEVSFKLTVSPDMAPVVQVVAYAILPSETVIANSADFSTEQCFSHKVSLEFSPSSAVPGEETIMQVTAQPESLCGVSAVDQSVLIKEPGKTLDADKIFQLLPVKKISYIPYNVRDDAECLHVRQRRYVLPYPHGGGTADAYTVFQNVGMKMATNMVIREPSCLKYKGREYHQGHGGYGDYGDYGDYVFMYNSNPIMARMVDLTARGSDGAAAAPDMSSPDKSPIETVRTFFPDTWIWDLVEVGESGTKDVSLTVPDTITTWETEAFCLSPQGFGLAPRKNITVFQPFFLELSLPYSIIRGEHFELKATTFNYLTSCIMVTVTPTPSLDYTLTPLSGDQYTSCLCGSERKTLSWTMAPSALGVVNVSVSAEAVTSQVSCDNEIVSVPERGRIDVVTRPLIVKAEGTEMTKTYNWLLCPKGEALTEEMDIQLPENMIDGSARASVSVLGDILGRALKNLDGLLQMPYGCGEQNMALLAPNIYILEYLRNTQQLTPAIREKATNFLTSGYQRQLNYKHQDGAYSTFGAGPGNTWLTAFVLRSFAKAQSFIYIDPANIEASVTWLKSKQRRNGCFEQSGKLFNNRMKGGVSDEVTLSAYITAAFLEMNTTIENPAVHGPVNASLSCLKESISDLSNTYTTALLAYVFTLAGDMETRAHLLNHLDTVALQEGGFLHWSQTATETSASLSVEISSYVLLAKLSASPTVEDLVYASRIVRWLTSQQNYYGGFSSTQDTVVALQALALCSTLVFSPEGSSTVTVQSPSGQLMFDVNQNNKLLYQEKQLQDVTGKYSLEVKGTACAAVQISLVYNIPTPADVTTLSVEVKPEADCTSKRPKLSLNLTSLYSGKESSTNMVILDIKMLSGFVPDPESLNMLKGALLVDRVEQNEDHVLVYIQELPKDIGINHSLKLIQEHQVQNLKPAEVKIYDYYQPSDQSDTEYIHPCVAA, encoded by the exons ATGGGTCGTCCTGGGATTCAGATGTGGACATGGAAACTGTGTGTCTTCTTGAGCTGGATGTGTGTGGGCCAAGCAGTGTCAGGACC GCAGTACATGGTAGCCATTCCTGCAATTCTTGAATCTGGAGCTGAGACCAAATTCTGTGCGAGTCTCCTGCAGCCCAGCGAGACTCTGGAAATGAGTGTCACTCTGATGTCCCAAGAGGCGAATACAACCCTTCTGAAGAAGACGTCCAGTCAAGAATTTCATACCTGCACTAATTTTAAG GTTCCTTTAGTGCAGGATGAAGTGGTGCAGAACTTCGTGGTTGAGGTACGAGGTGACACATTCTACTCTAAAGAAGTCCGAAAAGTTAAGATCAAAGTCTATCGACCAATGACTTTCATCCAAACAGATAAACCAATCTACCTCCCAGGACAAACAG TGCATTTCAGAGTCATCACACTGGATAACAAGTTAAGACCGGTCAATCAGCTG tacgataaaattgaaattgag GATTCTAACAGCAACAGGATTGGACAGTGGCTGAATGAAACATCCAATAGTAAGATATTGCAGCTTTCTTACGCCTTGAACTCTGAGGCCCGTGAAGGAGCCTACCAAGTTACTGTGTCGATTGGGTcagataaaatacaacacagcttcaaggtggaaaaatacg TTTTGCCTAAATTTGATGTAAAATTAAATGCATTTGATGAAGTAAATATTAATCAGGAAGAAATCAAGGCTGAAGTGTGTGCAAC GTATACATACGGACAGCCTGTGCCAGGCAGTGTTGACTTTAAGGTGTGCCGACCTTTATATGCCTATTATGGTATACCCCTTGTATACACCCTTGAACATCCAGAGGGAATCCCTGAAATCCCGATGCCTTGCTACGAGGAGACAAAGCAG ACGGACAAGAGAGGCTGTGCCACTTTTATCTTCACAATGTCAACTTTCACAAAAATTGCGCAAAAGGCGCTACAAGATGTACTGCAACTCAGTGCAAATATGGAAGAGGAGGGGACAG GTATTTCACTCTCACAAGAGAAGACTACGGTGATTTCATATGTTGTTGGAAAGCTGTCTTTAACTGACACTCCCAAGATTTATAATGAAGGATCAAATGTGGAAGGAAAA GTTAAAGCAGTTTATTACAATAATACACCCATTCCTGACATGCCGGTGTTCCTGTTTGACGGGAATAGGTGGTCATCGTGTTGGTTACAGAATCTCACAACAGACAGTGATGGTGTCGCCACTTTCTCATTAAGCACCGCTGACATTGAAGGGGACATCCACTTACAA GTTAGCGACACACCGACACTGGGCTACCGTCCTTATAGAACACCATACTATGAGTCTAACGATCACACAGTGTCTTTGGCCACACCTTCTTCTCCTGATACTAAAACAGTCAGCTTCCTGGACGTAAAGAAGAAGGATGAACCACTTTCCTGTGACAAAGAAGAAGACATCTTCATCCAATACACCGTAGTTGGAGAGGCCCAGGGCTTTATGGATGTGATGTATCTG GTCTTATCAAGAGGAGCCGTTGTTTTACAAGGAGTTGAACTGGTCGAAGTCAAAGATAAATTGG TGAATGAGGGCGAGGTGTCCTTTAAGCTGACCGTGTCTCCAGACATGGCACCAGTCGTCCAGGTTGTGGCTTATGCCATCCTCCCCAGTGAGACTGTGATCGCCAACAGCGCTGACTTCTCTACTGAGCAATGCTTCAGTCACAAG GTGTCTTTGGAGTTTTCTCCGTCCTCGGCTGTCCCAGGAGAGGAGACCATCATGCAGGTTACCGCCCAGCCAGAATCTCTGTGTGGTGTGAGCGCTGTTGACCAGAGCGTCCTCATCAAGGAGCCAGGGAAGACTCTGGATGCAGACAAG aTATTTCAATTGTTGCCGGTCAAAAAAATATCCTATATTCCATATAACGTTCGAGATGATGCAGAATGTTTGCATGTGAGACAGAGAAGATATGTTTTGCCATACCCCCATGGTGGTGGGACAGCTGATGCTTATACCGTTTTCCAG AATGTAGGGATGAAAATGGCAACAAACATGGTTATCCGAGAGCCTTCATGCCTCAAATACAAAGGAAGAGAATACCACCAGGGCCATGGTGGCTATGGTGACTATGGTGACTATGGTGACTATG TTTTTATGTATAATTCGAATCCTATCATGGCCAGAATGGTAGACTTGACAGCCAGAGGCTCTGATGGAGCTGCTGCGGCCCCTGATATGTCCTCTCCTGATAAATCACCAATAGAGACAGTCCGCACTTTCTTCCCTGACACCTGGATATGGGACCTGGTGGAAGTTGG AGAGTCTGGAACGAAGGATGTGTCCCTCACTGTCCCAGACACCATCACCACCTGGGAGACGGAGGCTTTCTGTCTGTCCCCTCAGGGTTTCGGCTTGGCTCCACGTAAAAACATCACCGTCTTCCAGCCCTTCTTCCTGGAGCTCAGCCTGCCCTACTCCATCATCCGGGGGGAGCACTTTGAACTGAAGGCCACCACCTTCAACTACCTGACCAGCTGCATcatg GTCACTGTGACTCCAACCCCCTCCTTAGATTACACCCTCACCCCCCTCTCTGGTGACCAGTACACATCCTGTCTGTGTGGCAGTGAGCGCAAGACCCTCAGCTGGACCATGGCCCCCTCAGCCTTAG GAGTTGTAAATGTGTCAGTGAGTGCTGAGGCCGTGACATCCCAAGTTTCATGTGACAATGAGATTGTGAGCGTGCCTGAAAGGGGACGAATTGATGTGGTCACACGACCTCTCATAGTAAAG GCTGAGGGAACTGAGATGACAAAGACCTACAACTGGCTGCTCTGCCCAAAAG GGGAAGCTTTGACAGAGGAAATGGACATACAACTCCCTGAGAACATGATTGATGGATCTGCCCGTGCTTCAGTATCAGTCCTTG GTGACATTCTGGGCCGGGCTCTGAAGAACCTGGATGGGCTGCTGCAGATGCCGTATGGATGTGGTGAGCAGAACATGGCGCTCCTTGCCCCAAATATCTACATCCTCGAGTACCTGAGAAACACACAGCAGCTGACCCCAGCCATCAGAGAAAAGGCTACCAACTTCCTGACCAGTG GCTACCAGAGACAGCTGAACTACAAACATCAGGACGGTGCTTACAGCACATTTGGAGCAGGACCAGGGAACACTTG GCTGACTGCATTTGTGTTGAGATCGTTTGCCAAAGCTCAGTCTTTCATCTACATTGACCCAGCGAACATTGAAGCGTCCGTGACCTGGCTGAAAAGTAAACAACGAAGAAATGGCTGTTTTGAACAGTCAGGAAAGCTCTTCAACAACAGAATGAAG GGTGGTGTGTCTGATGAAGTTACTCTCAGTGCCTACATCACTGCTGCTTTCTTGGAGATGAATACTACCATAGAG AATCCTGCGGTTCATGGACCTGTGAATGCTAGCTTGTCTTGCCTCAAGGAGTCCATCAGTGACCTCAGCAACACCTACACCACAGCTCTGCTGGCGTACGTCTTCACCCTGGCAGGAGACATGGAGACCCGTGCTCACCTACTGAATCACCTAGACACTGTTGCATTACAAGAAG GAGGGTTCCTCCACTGGTCTCAGACAGCAACAGAAACgtcagcctctctctctgtggagaTCAGCTCCTATGTGCTGCTGGCTAAACTCAGTGCCTCTCCGACTGTTGAAGACCTGGTCTACGCCAGCCGCATCGTTAGATGGCTGACTAGCCAGCAGAACTATTATGGAGGATTCTCCTCCACACAG gacACCGTGGTGGCTCTTCAGGCTCTGGCTCTCTGCTCCACTCTGGTGTTCAGTCCAGAGGGTTCAAGCACAGTGACGGTCCAGTCTCCCAGTGGCCAGCTGATGTTTGATGTGAATCAGAACAACAAACTGCTCTACCAGGAGAAGCAGCTGCAGGACGTGACAGGAAAGTACAGCCTGGAGGTGAAGGGCACTGCATGTGCTGCAGTACAG ATTTCTCTCGTCTATAACATCCCAACTCCTGCTGATGTTACCACTCTCAGTGTTGAGGTCAAACCAGAGGCCGACTGCACCAGCAAAAGACCCAAACTCAGTCTGAACCTAACATCCCT ATATAGTGGAAAGGAGTCCAGCACAAACATGGTTATCCTGGATATCAAAATGCTCTCTGGATTTGTCCCAGACCCAGAGTCTTTGAACATG CTCAAAGGTGCCCTGCTGGTGGATCGTGTTGAACAAAATGAGGATCATGTTCTGGTGTACATACAGGAG TTACCGAAGGACATAGGCATCAACCACAGCCTGAAGCTCATACAGGAGCACCAAGTGCAGAACCTGAAGCCAGCCGAGGTCAAGATCTACGACTACTACCAGCCAA GTGACCAGTCTGATACAGAATACATCCACCCTTGTGTTGCAG CTTGA
- the LOC120573264 gene encoding alpha-2-macroglobulin-like isoform X2: MGRPGIQMWTWKLCVFLSWMCVGQAVSGPQYMVAIPAILESGAETKFCASLLQPSETLEMSVTLMSQEANTTLLKKTSSQEFHTCTNFKVPLVQDEVVQNFVVEVRGDTFYSKEVRKVKIKVYRPMTFIQTDKPIYLPGQTVHFRVITLDNKLRPVNQLYDKIEIEDSNSNRIGQWLNETSNSKILQLSYALNSEAREGAYQVTVSIGSDKIQHSFKVEKYVLPKFDVKLNAFDEVNINQEEIKAEVCATYTYGQPVPGSVDFKVCRPLYAYYGIPLVYTLEHPEGIPEIPMPCYEETKQTDKRGCATFIFTMSTFTKIAQKALQDVLQLSANMEEEGTGISLSQEKTTVISYVVGKLSLTDTPKIYNEGSNVEGKVKAVYYNNTPIPDMPVFLFDGNRWSSCWLQNLTTDSDGVATFSLSTADIEGDIHLQVSDTPTLGYRPYRTPYYESNDHTVSLATPSSPDTKTVSFLDVKKKDEPLSCDKEEDIFIQYTVVGEAQGFMDVMYLVLSRGAVVLQGVELVEVKDKLVNEGEVSFKLTVSPDMAPVVQVVAYAILPSETVIANSADFSTEQCFSHKVSLEFSPSSAVPGEETIMQVTAQPESLCGVSAVDQSVLIKEPGKTLDADKIFQLLPVKKISYIPYNVRDDAECLHVRQRRYVLPYPHGGGTADAYTVFQNVGMKMATNMVIREPSCLKYKGREYHQGHGGYGDYGDYVFMYNSNPIMARMVDLTARGSDGAAAAPDMSSPDKSPIETVRTFFPDTWIWDLVEVGESGTKDVSLTVPDTITTWETEAFCLSPQGFGLAPRKNITVFQPFFLELSLPYSIIRGEHFELKATTFNYLTSCIMVTVTPTPSLDYTLTPLSGDQYTSCLCGSERKTLSWTMAPSALGVVNVSVSAEAVTSQVSCDNEIVSVPERGRIDVVTRPLIVKAEGTEMTKTYNWLLCPKGEALTEEMDIQLPENMIDGSARASVSVLGDILGRALKNLDGLLQMPYGCGEQNMALLAPNIYILEYLRNTQQLTPAIREKATNFLTSGYQRQLNYKHQDGAYSTFGAGPGNTWLTAFVLRSFAKAQSFIYIDPANIEASVTWLKSKQRRNGCFEQSGKLFNNRMKGGVSDEVTLSAYITAAFLEMNTTIENPAVHGPVNASLSCLKESISDLSNTYTTALLAYVFTLAGDMETRAHLLNHLDTVALQEGGFLHWSQTATETSASLSVEISSYVLLAKLSASPTVEDLVYASRIVRWLTSQQNYYGGFSSTQDTVVALQALALCSTLVFSPEGSSTVTVQSPSGQLMFDVNQNNKLLYQEKQLQDVTGKYSLEVKGTACAAVQISLVYNIPTPADVTTLSVEVKPEADCTSKRPKLSLNLTSLYSGKESSTNMVILDIKMLSGFVPDPESLNMLKGALLVDRVEQNEDHVLVYIQELPKDIGINHSLKLIQEHQVQNLKPAEVKIYDYYQPSDQSDTEYIHPCVAA, from the exons ATGGGTCGTCCTGGGATTCAGATGTGGACATGGAAACTGTGTGTCTTCTTGAGCTGGATGTGTGTGGGCCAAGCAGTGTCAGGACC GCAGTACATGGTAGCCATTCCTGCAATTCTTGAATCTGGAGCTGAGACCAAATTCTGTGCGAGTCTCCTGCAGCCCAGCGAGACTCTGGAAATGAGTGTCACTCTGATGTCCCAAGAGGCGAATACAACCCTTCTGAAGAAGACGTCCAGTCAAGAATTTCATACCTGCACTAATTTTAAG GTTCCTTTAGTGCAGGATGAAGTGGTGCAGAACTTCGTGGTTGAGGTACGAGGTGACACATTCTACTCTAAAGAAGTCCGAAAAGTTAAGATCAAAGTCTATCGACCAATGACTTTCATCCAAACAGATAAACCAATCTACCTCCCAGGACAAACAG TGCATTTCAGAGTCATCACACTGGATAACAAGTTAAGACCGGTCAATCAGCTG tacgataaaattgaaattgag GATTCTAACAGCAACAGGATTGGACAGTGGCTGAATGAAACATCCAATAGTAAGATATTGCAGCTTTCTTACGCCTTGAACTCTGAGGCCCGTGAAGGAGCCTACCAAGTTACTGTGTCGATTGGGTcagataaaatacaacacagcttcaaggtggaaaaatacg TTTTGCCTAAATTTGATGTAAAATTAAATGCATTTGATGAAGTAAATATTAATCAGGAAGAAATCAAGGCTGAAGTGTGTGCAAC GTATACATACGGACAGCCTGTGCCAGGCAGTGTTGACTTTAAGGTGTGCCGACCTTTATATGCCTATTATGGTATACCCCTTGTATACACCCTTGAACATCCAGAGGGAATCCCTGAAATCCCGATGCCTTGCTACGAGGAGACAAAGCAG ACGGACAAGAGAGGCTGTGCCACTTTTATCTTCACAATGTCAACTTTCACAAAAATTGCGCAAAAGGCGCTACAAGATGTACTGCAACTCAGTGCAAATATGGAAGAGGAGGGGACAG GTATTTCACTCTCACAAGAGAAGACTACGGTGATTTCATATGTTGTTGGAAAGCTGTCTTTAACTGACACTCCCAAGATTTATAATGAAGGATCAAATGTGGAAGGAAAA GTTAAAGCAGTTTATTACAATAATACACCCATTCCTGACATGCCGGTGTTCCTGTTTGACGGGAATAGGTGGTCATCGTGTTGGTTACAGAATCTCACAACAGACAGTGATGGTGTCGCCACTTTCTCATTAAGCACCGCTGACATTGAAGGGGACATCCACTTACAA GTTAGCGACACACCGACACTGGGCTACCGTCCTTATAGAACACCATACTATGAGTCTAACGATCACACAGTGTCTTTGGCCACACCTTCTTCTCCTGATACTAAAACAGTCAGCTTCCTGGACGTAAAGAAGAAGGATGAACCACTTTCCTGTGACAAAGAAGAAGACATCTTCATCCAATACACCGTAGTTGGAGAGGCCCAGGGCTTTATGGATGTGATGTATCTG GTCTTATCAAGAGGAGCCGTTGTTTTACAAGGAGTTGAACTGGTCGAAGTCAAAGATAAATTGG TGAATGAGGGCGAGGTGTCCTTTAAGCTGACCGTGTCTCCAGACATGGCACCAGTCGTCCAGGTTGTGGCTTATGCCATCCTCCCCAGTGAGACTGTGATCGCCAACAGCGCTGACTTCTCTACTGAGCAATGCTTCAGTCACAAG GTGTCTTTGGAGTTTTCTCCGTCCTCGGCTGTCCCAGGAGAGGAGACCATCATGCAGGTTACCGCCCAGCCAGAATCTCTGTGTGGTGTGAGCGCTGTTGACCAGAGCGTCCTCATCAAGGAGCCAGGGAAGACTCTGGATGCAGACAAG aTATTTCAATTGTTGCCGGTCAAAAAAATATCCTATATTCCATATAACGTTCGAGATGATGCAGAATGTTTGCATGTGAGACAGAGAAGATATGTTTTGCCATACCCCCATGGTGGTGGGACAGCTGATGCTTATACCGTTTTCCAG AATGTAGGGATGAAAATGGCAACAAACATGGTTATCCGAGAGCCTTCATGCCTCAAATACAAAGGAAGAGAATACCACCAGGGCCATGGTGGCTATGGTGACTATGGTGACTATG TTTTTATGTATAATTCGAATCCTATCATGGCCAGAATGGTAGACTTGACAGCCAGAGGCTCTGATGGAGCTGCTGCGGCCCCTGATATGTCCTCTCCTGATAAATCACCAATAGAGACAGTCCGCACTTTCTTCCCTGACACCTGGATATGGGACCTGGTGGAAGTTGG AGAGTCTGGAACGAAGGATGTGTCCCTCACTGTCCCAGACACCATCACCACCTGGGAGACGGAGGCTTTCTGTCTGTCCCCTCAGGGTTTCGGCTTGGCTCCACGTAAAAACATCACCGTCTTCCAGCCCTTCTTCCTGGAGCTCAGCCTGCCCTACTCCATCATCCGGGGGGAGCACTTTGAACTGAAGGCCACCACCTTCAACTACCTGACCAGCTGCATcatg GTCACTGTGACTCCAACCCCCTCCTTAGATTACACCCTCACCCCCCTCTCTGGTGACCAGTACACATCCTGTCTGTGTGGCAGTGAGCGCAAGACCCTCAGCTGGACCATGGCCCCCTCAGCCTTAG GAGTTGTAAATGTGTCAGTGAGTGCTGAGGCCGTGACATCCCAAGTTTCATGTGACAATGAGATTGTGAGCGTGCCTGAAAGGGGACGAATTGATGTGGTCACACGACCTCTCATAGTAAAG GCTGAGGGAACTGAGATGACAAAGACCTACAACTGGCTGCTCTGCCCAAAAG GGGAAGCTTTGACAGAGGAAATGGACATACAACTCCCTGAGAACATGATTGATGGATCTGCCCGTGCTTCAGTATCAGTCCTTG GTGACATTCTGGGCCGGGCTCTGAAGAACCTGGATGGGCTGCTGCAGATGCCGTATGGATGTGGTGAGCAGAACATGGCGCTCCTTGCCCCAAATATCTACATCCTCGAGTACCTGAGAAACACACAGCAGCTGACCCCAGCCATCAGAGAAAAGGCTACCAACTTCCTGACCAGTG GCTACCAGAGACAGCTGAACTACAAACATCAGGACGGTGCTTACAGCACATTTGGAGCAGGACCAGGGAACACTTG GCTGACTGCATTTGTGTTGAGATCGTTTGCCAAAGCTCAGTCTTTCATCTACATTGACCCAGCGAACATTGAAGCGTCCGTGACCTGGCTGAAAAGTAAACAACGAAGAAATGGCTGTTTTGAACAGTCAGGAAAGCTCTTCAACAACAGAATGAAG GGTGGTGTGTCTGATGAAGTTACTCTCAGTGCCTACATCACTGCTGCTTTCTTGGAGATGAATACTACCATAGAG AATCCTGCGGTTCATGGACCTGTGAATGCTAGCTTGTCTTGCCTCAAGGAGTCCATCAGTGACCTCAGCAACACCTACACCACAGCTCTGCTGGCGTACGTCTTCACCCTGGCAGGAGACATGGAGACCCGTGCTCACCTACTGAATCACCTAGACACTGTTGCATTACAAGAAG GAGGGTTCCTCCACTGGTCTCAGACAGCAACAGAAACgtcagcctctctctctgtggagaTCAGCTCCTATGTGCTGCTGGCTAAACTCAGTGCCTCTCCGACTGTTGAAGACCTGGTCTACGCCAGCCGCATCGTTAGATGGCTGACTAGCCAGCAGAACTATTATGGAGGATTCTCCTCCACACAG gacACCGTGGTGGCTCTTCAGGCTCTGGCTCTCTGCTCCACTCTGGTGTTCAGTCCAGAGGGTTCAAGCACAGTGACGGTCCAGTCTCCCAGTGGCCAGCTGATGTTTGATGTGAATCAGAACAACAAACTGCTCTACCAGGAGAAGCAGCTGCAGGACGTGACAGGAAAGTACAGCCTGGAGGTGAAGGGCACTGCATGTGCTGCAGTACAG ATTTCTCTCGTCTATAACATCCCAACTCCTGCTGATGTTACCACTCTCAGTGTTGAGGTCAAACCAGAGGCCGACTGCACCAGCAAAAGACCCAAACTCAGTCTGAACCTAACATCCCT ATATAGTGGAAAGGAGTCCAGCACAAACATGGTTATCCTGGATATCAAAATGCTCTCTGGATTTGTCCCAGACCCAGAGTCTTTGAACATG CTCAAAGGTGCCCTGCTGGTGGATCGTGTTGAACAAAATGAGGATCATGTTCTGGTGTACATACAGGAG TTACCGAAGGACATAGGCATCAACCACAGCCTGAAGCTCATACAGGAGCACCAAGTGCAGAACCTGAAGCCAGCCGAGGTCAAGATCTACGACTACTACCAGCCAA GTGACCAGTCTGATACAGAATACATCCACCCTTGTGTTGCAG CTTGA